The genomic interval AAATCTCCCAGCTTGCTTcgtaatcagtctttccttcttatcctgtACGGTAAGTCTGCCCTAACgtatggttctgggtgactttcccaaaatctaccccttttcttagaccactccagtccttttccttcattcttcttccttcctcttcaacccttctgcctcaaGAAGGAACCTCTGGctcaaaagcttgccaatcacatcagtcttttatgtatgtgttctgctgccactccatgggaagattttttatctatccaattaggtAGCTATTCACTGTGTTAGTTGAGGAACTGAGCAATTAAAAGTACAGAAGACTAATTGTGTTGTCATTTAAGTAAAGCATAAGACATTGTTTGCTTCCCTCTTCATAGTTCCTGCAGCATCCACAATCAAGCTTTGCAAATACATCAAAGAAATGTGAACTACTCCCAAACTGTGCTATTATGTGACTCTTACTTCAGTCCAAGATTTCAGCAACACTATCATTTTTTCGATTTTTTgtatgttgaagaaacaaagacagAACAACAGAAATGTGTCTTCAAATGATGAGAAGAAAAGCACCATAAACATCAATGATAAACCAGAATCAGATAAAATCTTGGGGGTCAGAGGTACAGAAATCAGAAATATAACAAGTTGTTCTTTTTTCTGAaccaatataaaaattatttttttccttattAACTACATGTAAATAGCGAATTGAACAATCATTTTAGTCATATATCACAGATTTCTTGTAAGATTTATATTTATAATACAAACAAATGGAAACaatttttcaaatgttccttcctGTATTACCAACTACACATTACTTACTCCTTGTTTTTCTATAGTATCAAGTAAACTTTGGAGATGAGTATCAAATAGTTCACATCTTATTGGCATCTCTAATGAGTAAAATGGGTTTTTCAGTGCATAGTCTGAATACAGTTCATAAATTTTCTTTAGCAGGACCTCCATCCCTTGTTGTTGAGGTTCTGCTACCACCATGAATTTTACtcctataaaagaaaaaaaaattgtcagcttCATAAACTATATGCTCAGATACTATGTGAGCTGCAAAGTTACTGCACCTGTAAGTGTCTGGAAACAGTGGAGTTTAAAGGTATCTGCTTCCAGTACTTCAATTCCAGAACTTCTTGGCTCCGGACTTAACTGACTTGCAATTGCAAAGAGTGGATAGAACATGCTGGCCAAGAAAATTTTTTCATTGGTTGTCATTTTAGACCTTCCAAATCTCAAGTTAAGAGGAAAATTCTCTTCATTTTCTAAAACCTCAAATACATCTCTACCATCATCCAGTTGTCTCCCTGTGACTGGTATCCCATTCACTGAGATTAAGACATGTCCAActggaaaaaaataacaaaaatgtaacaaatgttgtgtCTGAAATATAGCAAATGAGAAATTTCAACAagaatttccttttattatttATGAATAAATATTTATCCCTTGGAACTATATGGATCACAGCTGACATTTCCTTTCCACACAGAAACCTACAATTTTTCCCAGGTGATTAATGGTGGTtttaaaagttacaaatatttaccaacTTGTCCCATAATCATCgaacagtttatttatttgttaaataaAACTTGTCAGTAGTGTCCATAATAAACTGTTGAAACATGGGTTATTTAAGATTTTCAAACACTAGATAAAAATCGGAAGGGAAATGGAAAGAGAAGTTGCTAAAGTACTACATTTAGTCCTAAAAAAAGATGAGCCAACCACATTGCAATACAATGAACTCTAAACATTTACTTTGTATCCTGCAAAATTTTAAAACAGGCTGTCCTTTCGTGGCAATATAAATGGGAAATCATCAAAATGTAACATAATGAAATGTGTAAATCAGATTCACCACAAACTGGTGAGTCTTTGTCAGTGTTTCTCCTCCCCATGTGAAgccaaaatgttaaaaattaacaaTGGTGATGTTTACGGTGATGTGCTGCAACATTTACTGGTAAGTGTCCACACTGACAGGCAATGCTCTAGAATCAGTTCAGTGAGGATTATGCAACTTACCACTTCATTGGGTGAATAAAATTTCCTTAAGATGCTTACAATGAATTTGTTTGGTGCCTGCTTTTCCTATGACTACTTTAATGTATTTTTCCACAATAGGTTGGACCAGATCAATATGCTGCATATTTTATGGTTCTTTATATATCCAGTCACTGACCACAGACCATTTAATCAAACAATTGGGGGGAGGGGGTCTCTGATTATTTGTGTGCAATAATGACCATTTATTTATACTTATAGCTGACAATTTGTGTACCAAACTTTGATCCTTTGAAGTTTCCTGCATTTTATTACAATCTGGCATATAAAACAAGCTCATATACAGACAgatatccaccagatcatttaaaaTCATCTTGAAGAGTAGCAACCCTGTAACACTCCCTCACTTTCATACCTGACCATTTCAATTCGTTAAGAATGACACAGAGTTCTATCAGCCAAGTAGCCCTCAACCCAATCACAAAAAGCTAGTCGAGTTCGTGTTTGATTCATAAGATGGCAAAGTATAAATTTATTAAACATAGTTtgaaagtcaaggaatatagcatcaACTCAGGTGCCCAAATCGAATCTCTTCTAGATCTCATGGAAAAATCGAGAGATCACAGTTTCACAAAATTGATGTTTGTGAAATTGGTTTTTGCACAGGAGTTTTTGGTCTGTGTCATAATACACGAGCATAAAATGTGTTCTAAAATACATTGTCAGTGAATTAGGTCTCAGAACCCTTCTGGGAAACAAGAATGACTTGcaccattttttaaacttttttgatgCTTTTCTGTTCCAGCAACCTACAATaaagtgctgctacaatggaataCATTGTTTCTTATCCTATATGTAGAATTATACAGAGATCACATTGAGTTCAGTAGCCTTTCCACTGTTTAGCACTTGTAGTTGAGTATTTTGTATTtacttatctcaatatctgtcttTCAGTATTCATGTCAAAATTGAAAGAAGGAACAGTAGCATGACTCTTACCTCCACCCGACAATAAAATGCAAGTAAATGCTTTCACattcaaaatgtttctgttgtttCAGCTTTGCCAGGAGACAGGTGAATGACTACAAATTGCAAAGGGTTATGAAGAGCAATGGAACTCCGAACTCTGCTTGGGAAGCATTGTAAAATTACCGCATTAGAAATAGTGTAACAGATTTTTATAATATAGTAGAGGTATAGGGTAAGGATGATACCAGACACTGCCTTTAAGGACTGCTTTAGATTTTATCACTGGAATAACTGAACCCACAATTGCTCCTCTCAGAGAATGTTCACTACTGTAGATGGCTGGATCatagttgttgttgatgatgatgatgatgatttgggcaaAATGTTCTAACATGATATGGGAAACTTCACCTTTGCTTGTCTGGAGAATTACATTATTCCTGAGAGCATTAATATCATAACTAGTTCATCTCCCAGGAATACTTAAGTCATGCTATTCATAGGCTAGTGAAACTGTTTAAGCCTGCTAAGTGTATTTCTTGCTCTTTGGATTGATTGGGATGTGATATTCTTTTTAACAGAAATTATATAATAGTTATTCTAGTCAATTAGGAAGCTGGCTTCTCAAGTTGTGACAGTTGCAGGCCTGTGTCAGAAGTGACACAATCTACACTGGTCAGTTCAATTGAAAAATACCTTTAAATACACTCAGTCTTAAGTGATAATTAATCACAACTAATTCTGGGTTAAGATACAATTTAAGTTGCTTTGCCTTTGTTTGCACAGTGTGTTATGCATACGGAAACCAGACCAGTGGTTTGGAGAAGACATTttgatttatcaaaagctttcAATACAGTATCTtgtgaaacattataaaacaaactgcagttctacaaaggtacagaaaatcaTGTTGAATAAGTGAAATCTTACAtaatttaaagaatgttttaacaaCGTGAATTAGAATACTTCATGCCTCACCACATAAATAAAGCACTGAGCAACAAACAAGCACATTTAAAAGTAAACTACGCTATTGGACAACTTCCTTTGCCATATTTAGAAAAATCACATACTCCCATTGAAAGTAGACTAAGCTATCAGATGAAGTCTCCCCAGATTTTTTTCTAATCTGATGTAGGACTTTGTATGATAGCTTAGTCTGCTTTTAAATGAGCCTGTCCGCCCCTCAATGCCTCATCTATGTGGTGTGTAGCAACCTATcctaattcatattattattattccagagGGCTTTTCCactgtttactagaatttttcgtGTTGAACTTAGTGTTATATAGTCTGGGTGACTGTCCACGCATGCTCTTATTCTACATGAATCTAAGTACAAGTTCAAATTGTATTTACTATTTATATTAGGGAGTTTCTGTACAACTGATGGAacatgtgtagcagtctttttgttattCTGGTCTTCATAATTATACCACTATTTGTTTGCGTAACGGCTTTTCTTCCAGCCCACATGCCTGCTTCTTTACTTCCTGAATCCCAACTCCTCACTGTTGATGCAGCATCCCTATATGCTAACATCCCTCATGGCCACGGTCTTGCTGCaactgaacactacctctcccagtgTCCCTCAGACTAcaaacctcattcctcatacatcttACTAATTTTACCCTAACACACAACTActactcctttgaagggaaggtatacaaatgaATCCACAGCATAGCCATAGGcatctgcatggcaccatcctacggCAACCTGTTTATGGCCCATTTCTAGCCTCTGAAAACCTCGAACTCTTgactggttcaggttcactgacaaTATCTTCATGGTCTCATACATTTCCAGCTACCGAAATTATCTCAGCCTTAACCTATGATAACCTACTGTCCAAATACCTTTCACTCAACAGTTTcaaccccctctgtcctatcatctcctcccagtTCATATCATCTTGCCCTCATTGTGAAATGCTCACTGACAATGCACCACCAGTCTTTTCCCCTCTctgttcctctccttttctgcGCCCTGTCCCTCACCCCCAGCTCCTCCATCACACATAGCCTCCTGCTGCAGCACCTGGCAACACTGTCCTACCACCTTTGCCCCTGCATGCTCCACCAGATGGCACTCTTGTCTCCTGctacccataccctgctatcccttacTTTCCCTGCCCCACTCTGGACACAAGCTGTAGTCTGGCCAGAGAGGCCGAAGGTAGTGGTcaaatgtgtgtgcatgtgtaaatgtgtgtttgtgtttctttctttctgaagaaggctttggctgaaagctcagtgtgtaatagtCTCTTCATTATGCTTGTCTACAAGTCAACATGTCATCTTtctagtgagtagcaatctattctttttattgttgatattccaacgtaGACTTTGTTTAACATGAAGCAAAAATGCAAGTGCAGTAGTTTTTTCTAATGATCTCATGGCCTATGTAATAACAAGAACAGTAGAGATACTAAAATATGAAGTAGAACTAATAGCTGATGAAATGTGTAATGCAAATTCCCTCCTCATCAGTCAAGAAAAGATGATGATGTACATATTACATGACATCAACACATGTTCATGCTCATAGAACCAGACTAAAATGCTGTCAATTTTTCCTTGTGATAGTAAAGGATTTCAAACTGTCTTCACGATAAACATTACAGAAAAGCTAGTAAAATAAATAAGGAAGTGTATATTTGCTCTGAGAAACCTATGCcacttttttttactattactgTGCTCAAAGTAATTTATAATGCTGTAAGTCATAAAACACACAGCAGTATACTAAGGAGCCAACAAAACTTTTTACCAGTATTTTTAAATTGCAAAAAGAATGCATTGAGGATAATTTGCAGCATGGCTCCCAGAGCTTATTGTAGACCTAGTTTACGAGTGCTCCGAATTATACCTTTATTATTTACTGTGTCATCTGTATGTTATCCCCTTGGAGTCCTGTCACCAGTGAATAACAGTCAGTGCCTTGTAAGTACATAACATTTGTACAAACACTCAAATGTTAGATATGAAATTCTTTCCTGGGGGACATATGTACAAAATATACACACAGTtttccaactaaaaaaaaaaaacagccataaGAATGCTATCTAAAAATAGCACTTGGGTTCATTGTAAATACCTGTTCAAATCACTGAGCATTTTAACTACATCAAGCAAGTAAATTTGCCAATCAGTTAAGCAGATCAAACATAACTTTGATAACTACTGCATAAATAGCTCTGTTCATGATCACAGAACCAGATCTAGACTAAACTTATATTTACTATAAAAGAATAAATAAGCTCTTTCAGACACCGTTAAAAAATAGGGCTGCCTTTTAAGCTCTATACAAAGAGGGTTTACTTACATGACACAGTGAAAGAGTTTGgcaaaaatatgtaacattagTTAAAATAATAAAGCACCTCTTCCATTTCACAACAAAATTCTTTTTTTCTTACACTTTCAGAGCCCTACATCAAAGCTCTGCAACTTAAACAACTAGATATCATATCCTTGTTCAGAGCTCATCTCCAGTAATTATGAAGGGATATACGCACAGTTTTCAGGTAAGCAAATAAGAAGTTAGGATACATAAAATGGAAAGCAAACATCGTCATGGGATCCTGAAGTCAACTGACACTGTGTGTACCATAGTGCACTCAGCAACTGGTACTGAGAAGTGAATTATCAATGTAGCACCAGATTTTTTGTTATTAGATAATTTCTTTGCAAGAATTTATGAAACTCTCATCTTTTAATTTAATCTATACCCCAGGCTACACAACAGGGCAGAGTGTCATCACAACCTACATTACAAAAAGTAATATAGACACAAAAGAAATAATGTCAGTGTTCTGTTTGCACACATACGACATAATATGTCACATCATCATTACATTAAGGAACAAAGCCAACATCTATTCTCAATAGGTTCAGCCGACCTGTATTGTATACTAGGAGTAAAATGGATTAGGTTGAGCCATTTTAAGCAGACTGGTCATATTTTCAGGAGAGAGGAGTCTCCGAGACAACcagttatcctgatttaggttttccatggtttcctacTATCAGGGCCAGTACTAGCACATTTTTCCACATAAGTTACTTTGGAGCCCACCCCAACCCTGTTTTGTTTCACACTCTTTCACCTGTGTCAGATTTCACCATTTGTAGTGATACACGCTTTTTATGAACATAGCACGTGGGTGACCCTGATGCTCCACTCACTTTGGCACCCGAAGCAGTCACTACTAATTTGGAATGTCACATATAGAATTCTTACACCTGTGCCACCTCTGACAATCCTCTCAGTTTTGCATCACAAGCTGTGGCTCGTGTCACTTGTACCTTAAACCGGCCCTGCCCATGATATAAGGCTACATCTGACTATCCATCCTTGTCCAACTAGACCTGTATATATGCAAATATCTGCCTACTCGAATTATAAGAAAAGATAGGGTgcaacttactgtaaagaagacacgttaagttgcagacaggcacaattaaaagacacttacacaaaagtcgcagccttcatcagcaaaagagaaacaaacaccattcacacacacaagtaagCACGCCTCATG from Schistocerca gregaria isolate iqSchGreg1 chromosome 6, iqSchGreg1.2, whole genome shotgun sequence carries:
- the LOC126279014 gene encoding trafficking protein particle complex subunit 4, whose translation is MVVYGVYIVSKSGGLIFNHDHNVPKIETEKTFSYPLDIKLIYENKKIVVVFGQRDGIMVGHVLISVNGIPVTGRQLDDGRDVFEVLENEENFPLNLRFGRSKMTTNEKIFLASMFYPLFAIASQLSPEPRSSGIEVLEADTFKLHCFQTLTGVKFMVVAEPQQQGMEVLLKKIYELYSDYALKNPFYSLEMPIRCELFDTHLQSLLDTIEKQGVSNV